Part of the Methylomonas rapida genome is shown below.
GGCGTTTTGCTGGGCTTTTTGCCCGGTTCTTATCGTTGAGTGCTGTGTGGCTCATCCAGGTTTTTAAGGTGTGCACGCTGAGATTCAATTCATCAGCGATGGCTTGTATGCTGCGATTGCCTCGGCTATAGACTTTGGCCAAGGCTTGTTCTTTGAATTCATCAGAATAACGGGTTTTTGAATACTTCATGTTTAAATCTCAAATTTCATACAGTCTGAAAATTTGAGGCGACAACTATTCTGACGCAGGGGGACTTTGAGTCGATATGAAAAAGGTGAAGCTAATCCGAAAGCACATATCATCGAGCACTGTATGCATCTCGTGCATTGGGAATGCCAGGATAAAGAATTGTCTGTAGATGAATTGGCGGAAAAGGTGCGCATACAACTCGGGCGTGAAGATCAGGCGCATCTGCGTGTCGCACTTTCCAAGCTTATTGATGGTCTATTGGCCGAGAAAAACATGGCTGGCAATATGAGCCAGCACTCAAACTTCAATGGAGATTGATTATGGCGACCCAATCACAGATTGAATGGACCGAACAAACATGGAACCCTACAACTGGATGCACCAAGATTTCACCGGGTTGTAAACATTGCTATGCTGAAGTGATGGCCGGCCGACTTCATGCCATGGGTGCGCCCGGCTATGAGAATGGTTTCAAACTGGCGATTCTACCAGAACGGTTAGCTCAACCCATGCGACGCAGGAAGCCAACTGTTTATTTTGTAAACTCAATGAGCGACCTCTTTCATGAGGACATACCGGACCAATTTCTTGATCAGGTATTTTCGGTGATTGAGCAAACTCCGCAGCATACTTATCAAATTCTCACCAAGCGCGCCAAACGATTACCAGAATATTTCCAAAATCGTAGCTGCCCAAAAAACGTATGGCTAGGGGTATCGGTCGAAGATCGCGAATATGGTGTGCCTCGCATTGATTACTTACGGCAAATCGATGCGAACATTCGATTCCTGTCAGTGGAGCCATTGTTAGATGATTTAGGCGAAATTGATTTAACTGGAATTCATTGGGTCATTGTGGGCGGTGAATCAGGGCCAAAAGCCCGATTAATGAAACCCGAGTGGGTTGAGAATGTTAAGCAGCAGGCCGATAATGCAGGTGCCGCGTTTTTCTTTAAGCAGTGGGGCGGCTGGGGCGCGGATGGTGTAAAGCGACACAAAAAAGCCAATGGTCGAGTTTTTCGAGGCCGAACCTGGGATGCTTACCCACAGATTGAAGGCGCTATAGCGCGTTGAGCACATCCTTTGCAATTTTTGTTGCCAGTCCGAAAGCTTTAGGGCTGGGATTGGATGCGGCAAAATACAGAGCGAATAGAGGGGCTCCACTCGGTTTTTTTGAATCTCCAGCTTGAAACAGGATTTTCGGCCCAGTTACCGCAGGAAAAAGTCCCTTGAGGCGCTTTGAGACATAATTCAGCATATCATGATGATTAGCCTCTCGTTCGTCGCCGCTTTCATCGCCGAAAAGATCAGCTTGTCGTTGTGGCTTATAGAACTCTTTTCGCCATTCATCGGTGCCCAGGATGCGAGTAATTGAATTCTCTTTGTCGGCATCTAGCGCATTGGCATTCTTAGCGGTTTGTCGGTACAAACCAGAGTAAGGGAAGAGATACCAAACATCGATCGCCTTGGTTGCAGCAATGGCTTCAAGAGTTGACCACTCTACATGCAGTCCATATGGATCAAGGAAAAGTACTGCACGGGTGTTTTTCCAGTTATAGTTTTTACAAATCTCTTTTAGAGCTGCATTGGCATCATCCTGGATGATATCGATAGATTTTTCTGGATATTCGGCCTGAAGAGATTTTAGAGCGGCCATTTTTTTTGCATCTAATTCGATAAAGCAAAATTTATTGAACGGTGGATTAACCGCCAAAGCCCTTCTAGCCGAGCCATCCACGCTAGTTTTCTCGCCATTCATCGTGATATCACAACGTCCAGTACCGGCAAATCCATCGATGTAAATCCGAGTAAAAGATTGCTTACTCAAAGCGGTGTTAAATGCAGCCAGATATTTTTCTAGTGCTTCAAGTTTGATGCATGTCCACGAACCACCGAATGAATGTTGGTCATTTGGTATTTTTCCTTCTTCAAACATTAGCAACCCCTGCTAGCGAAATGTAAATAGCCCTGTTTTACCCGAAATTCCTCACGCCACGACATTTTGGAAACGCTGCACATCCCCAAAATGTGCCGCCAGCATTGGCGCCTTGTTTTGCCGTACGTTTCACCATGGCACCACCACAATTGGGGTAGGACGGGCTAGTTGCAGTGATGTCGGGCTTGGTAACAAATGCTGGCACTGGTGGTGTTTCGGTTTGTGCTCGTATTGATCGCGCCGCTTTCGCGTTATCAATCATCCAGGTAAGTTCTGAGCCATCGATCAACTCGATATTTCGCCCTTTTGCAAAGGATTTGGCATCCGCCGTAAATATCCCCGAAGTTACAACAAATCCCCCCGTTGCACCCTGTGCTGCCATCACGCCAAACAATTCGCGCACAATATTCACTGAGACTTTAAAAGCTCGCCATTGCTTACATTGAACCAGAAAAACTTCCCCACCTTTTTTCAATACCAAGTCGATGCCGCCGTCTGCACCGCCGCCACCCGTTTCGACAACTGAGTAGCCCTTCAATCGAAACGATTCACCTACCAATAATTCAAAATTCTGCCAGCTCAATGTACGCAATGCATTGCCAGAACTTTCATTGCCAACTATCCGGACAAGTTCTTCACGTTTACGCCGTCCAAAAAACGACGCTATTGCGCCGGCTATAAACAGAAATGGGAAAACATACTGCCCGTAACCTGCCAACATTTTTGTCACTTGACCAACAACCATCTGACCGATTTGACCAGGCACCGCACTAGTCTGCACATCTGCAATGGCGTATCGATGCAGAACAACGTAAGCGATGATGGCAAGTATTATTCCCACCCACCAAGGTAGCGCTGCGGTAATTTCGAACAAATCTTCAATTGGACTGGTTTTTTTCCTTCTTGCCATGGATCTCTCTAATTTGGTTGTTCAGTGTGAGGCCTTATAAGTGCGCTTAAAACCACTACGTATTAGTTAGTTTGTGCACCAATACCGAATGCCCAATCACCCCTCAATCTGCCTTTTTATTGGCATTCGGCAGTTCCTTGGCTGCGGCTTCCAGCGTTTTAATGTTGAAGTTTTCACCTTCCGCCTCCAATAGCGCACGGCGTTGAGTTGCGTATCGAGCGTATTCTTCTTCAGCGTGACCATCGGCTTGCTTCTTGGACAC
Proteins encoded:
- a CDS encoding DUF5131 family protein, whose translation is MATQSQIEWTEQTWNPTTGCTKISPGCKHCYAEVMAGRLHAMGAPGYENGFKLAILPERLAQPMRRRKPTVYFVNSMSDLFHEDIPDQFLDQVFSVIEQTPQHTYQILTKRAKRLPEYFQNRSCPKNVWLGVSVEDREYGVPRIDYLRQIDANIRFLSVEPLLDDLGEIDLTGIHWVIVGGESGPKARLMKPEWVENVKQQADNAGAAFFFKQWGGWGADGVKRHKKANGRVFRGRTWDAYPQIEGAIAR
- a CDS encoding three-Cys-motif partner protein TcmP codes for the protein MFEEGKIPNDQHSFGGSWTCIKLEALEKYLAAFNTALSKQSFTRIYIDGFAGTGRCDITMNGEKTSVDGSARRALAVNPPFNKFCFIELDAKKMAALKSLQAEYPEKSIDIIQDDANAALKEICKNYNWKNTRAVLFLDPYGLHVEWSTLEAIAATKAIDVWYLFPYSGLYRQTAKNANALDADKENSITRILGTDEWRKEFYKPQRQADLFGDESGDEREANHHDMLNYVSKRLKGLFPAVTGPKILFQAGDSKKPSGAPLFALYFAASNPSPKAFGLATKIAKDVLNAL
- a CDS encoding restriction endonuclease; the protein is MARRKKTSPIEDLFEITAALPWWVGIILAIIAYVVLHRYAIADVQTSAVPGQIGQMVVGQVTKMLAGYGQYVFPFLFIAGAIASFFGRRKREELVRIVGNESSGNALRTLSWQNFELLVGESFRLKGYSVVETGGGGADGGIDLVLKKGGEVFLVQCKQWRAFKVSVNIVRELFGVMAAQGATGGFVVTSGIFTADAKSFAKGRNIELIDGSELTWMIDNAKAARSIRAQTETPPVPAFVTKPDITATSPSYPNCGGAMVKRTAKQGANAGGTFWGCAAFPKCRGVRNFG